In Chryseobacterium salivictor, the DNA window GAGTGGCTGCCTTATTATTACGCTGCTCATGCCATGATTGAAAAAGGCAGAAGTTTAATGCGTGCCGGAAAACTTTCAGAACTGGACGCTGTTGCGGCAGAAGCACAAACTTCTTTAGACAAAGCATATTCACTGAGTAAAGATAATGCAGAAATCCTGATTTTACAGAAAATGATTCACGGTTTAAAAATGATGGTCGACCCGCAATCGAGATTTATGAGCGAAGGAATGTTGGGCGCAGATGCTTTAGGAAAGGCAGAAAAACTGGATTCCGGAAACCCCAGAATTACTTTATTGAAAGCAGAAGATACGTATTATACGCCGGAACAGTTTGGTGGCAGTAAAACAAAAGGTTTGGAATTATTTCAAAAATCGCTGGACCAGTTCAAAGTGTACCAGTCAAAATCAGCATTACATCCGACTTGGGGGAAAGGCGAAGCGGAATATTTCCTGGCGAGTAAACCTTAATTCAATTTAATTCGCCATAAAACCTCTGGAATTTCCAGAGGTTATTTTTGTTTGAAGCAAAAAATAAATCGCTATTTTTACCCGTTGAAAAAATGAGCGGAAATTTCTTTTAACATCGGACTTTCTCCGCAATTCATTTAATGAAAAATGACGCAGTTGCAATAATGAATAACTGCCAAAAACAGATTAGACCCTTTTATTAAAATGTCGGATATTATAAAACTTTTACCAGATCATGTTGCCAACCAAATCGCCGCCGGAGAAGTGGTGCAGCGGCCTGCTTCTATCGTAAAAGAATTAGTCGAAAATTCTATCGACGCTGGTGCCACAAAAATCGAACTGATTATTCGGGATGCCGGGCGTAACTTGATTCAGGTCGTAGATAACGGAAACGGCATGAGTGAAACTGATGCGAGGCTGGCGTTCGAAAGACACGCAACTTCAAAGATCAGTACCACCGAAGATATCTTTCGGATTTCAACCAAAGGCTTTCGTGGTGAAGCTTTGGCTTCGATTGCCGCGGTAGCAGAAGTGGAGTTGAAAACCAAAACGAAAGATGCCAAAATCGGTACCAATATTTATATTGAAGGCGGAGGATTCCAATTTCAGGAACCGATTCAAACAGCGGAAGGTTCCAATTTTTCAGTGAAGAATCTGTTCTATAATGTTCCGGCCAGAAGAAAATTTCTGAAAAACAACAATATTGAATTCCGTCATATTATTGACGAATTTCAAAGGGTTGCTTTGGCTCACGAAAATCTGGATTTCGAGCTTTTCCACAATGACGATATTGTTTTCAGATTGCGGAAAGGCAGTTTGTTGCAGAGAATTGTAGATGTTTTTGGCCGAAAATTACAGCCGCTTCTTATTCCTATTAAAGAAGATTTGGGCTGGATTCAACTCAACGGATTTGTCGCAAAACCGGAAGGCGCTAAAAAAAACAGGGGCGAACAGTTTTTCTTTGTTAATGGGAGATATTTCAGAAGTCCTTACTTTAATAAAGCCGTTCAGGAAGCATTCGAAGGCTTGCTTTTGCCGGGATATATTCCGACATTTTTCCTGTTTCTGGAATTGGATCCGCAGAAAGTGGATGTCAACATTCATCCTCAAAAAACGGAAGTTAAATTTGAAGATGATAATTTGATTTTCGCTTTGATCCGATCCACGATCAAGCGGTCTTTGGGCATCTATAATGTTTCGCCAAGTCTGGATTTTGAACGCGATTCAGGAATGGATGCTTTTTTAAACCAACCAAAAACCGGTGGAAGTTTTAAAGCACCTGAAATCGTGGTCGACCGTGATTACAATCCTTTCCGTGAAGAAACCGTTTCGCCGGGTGAAAAAGTGGCGATGGCTGAAATGTATCAGCAAAATATACAGGCAGAACCTTCGAAAATTAATTTATTTGAAGAAGAAGATTTCGATGAGGATTTAATGCGTCTTCCAAACGGATATTGGCTTTTTAATAAAAACGGAAAAACATTAATGCTCGACTTGGGCAGAATGCACCGCCTGATCGTGAGTGAAAGAAATGCAAAAAAGAAACGCAGTAATGAAAAACATACGCTTCTTTTTTCGCTCGAATACCACATGAATGAAACGGAGAAAAATAAGTTCCGCTCCATTAAAAAGTATCTACCGGAACTGGGTTTTGAAATGATTATTGCAAACGACAATGTGCTGCGGATCGATGCGGTGCCGCAAGGATTAAAAGAAACCCAGGTGATGAAATTCCTCGAAAATATTTTTGAAATATTAGAATACCGTACGGAAGAGGAATTTCTGGATTTTTATAACAGCCAATGGAATAAAATCCAGAGCAAATCGCGTTTTGATTTCTTATATAAAATGGATGCTGAACAGGTGATTAAAGATTTCACTGCATTGGGTTTTCCAGAATATTTACCATCGGGGAAAAGATGTTTTATCGAAGTCCCATTAGATGAATTAAAAAATAAATTTTAAATTATGTTTCCAAGACTCACGCCGATCACCAAAAACATCATCATCCTGAATGTCATATTTTATTTGGCTTCGAATTTCATTATGTTTCCAAAACTGTATGAAATGTTTTCGGTGTATTATATTGCTTCTCCTTATTTCAAGGTTTGGCAGGTCATCACGCACATGTTTATGCATGCACCGTTGGAAAGCGGGATGGGGATTACGCATATTCTTTTTAATATGTTGACATTAATGAGTTTCGGTCCGGTTCTGGAGCAGGTTGTTGGTGATAGAAAATATATCATTCTTTATTTTGCCAGCGGTATCGGAGCGTATGCTTTGAACTGTGGCTGGAATTATTTTGAACTCAGCCAGGGCGCAAATCCAGCGGATATTTATGCCATTCCTATGATGGGCGCCTCGGGTGCGATTTTCGGTGTTGTTGCTGCATTTTCGACCATGTTCCCGGATTCCAAATTATTCTTTATGTTTGTTCCTTTTGGGATTAAAGCCAAATATCTTTTACCCGCAATCATCGTGATTTCACTCTATTTAGGATTTAGTGGATCGATGGCAGGAGTTGCCCATTTTGCTCATATTGGTGGCGCCGTCGTCGGGTATCTTCTGGCAAAGAGATGGAAAGACAATCAGTACAGAATTAATTAAAACTGAACTGGTGAAAATATTCAGATCTGGTTTAGTTCTTATTCATCTCTTCACTATTGTCTCGCACAGCGGAACGGTATTGAACGATTACGTTTCTCCCAATGTATTTCCCTACTTAAATCTGCTTTCGCTAGCATTTCCGGTATTGATGATTTTGAATATCATCCTTTGTATTTTCTGGATAATTCTGTGGAAGAAACGGGCGTTGTTTTTTATCGCCATCACCTTAATGATGATTATGCCGATCCGAAGATGGGTGAACTGGACCGAAAAAGTTGCAGAAAAACCAAATCTTAAGATTGTGACCATGAACATTAAAGCCGGATCAATAGGCGGAAATAACAAAATAAATGAATATTTAGAAAAAACCGATGCAGATCTTATCTTTGGGCAGGAATATGGAGGTGAGTTTAACATTCCCACTTATCCTTACCGAACCGATAAATACGAGATTGTTGCTCTTAATTCAAAGACTGAAATCGTCAATCAGGGAAAATTAACCACCACCGGAAACGGCAACGCTTTTTTCGCAGATATCAAGTTTAAAGGTAAAATAATCAGGGTGGTCAATGTGTATCTGAATCCTTTTTCTTTTGATAAACAGATGGTAAAACCGGTAGAAGATCTGGAGAAAAATACAACTAAACTAAAAGGCATTATCAGAAAATTGGTGCCGACTTTTAAAATACATCAGCAGGAAATTGCGGATATCCGTAAAGCCATCGATGATTCTCCGTATCCGGTCATTCTTGCGGGCGATTTTAATTCGGTTCCTAATTCGTATGAATATTATACATTGGGCCGTGGTTTGAAAGATGCTTTTGTAGAAGTGGGAAGAGGAAGCTCAACCAGTTTTCATGATTATAAATTCCCGATCAGAATTGATTATATCTTTACTTCGAAAGAAATAAAACCCATCAGCTACCGCGTCGATCGGTCGGTTAAACTTTCGGACCATTTTCCGGTTATTGCTGAATTTAAAATTGATTAAAAATGAGAAGTACGTCCATTATAATTATTCTTTTACTCTTTATTTCCTGTGGAAAGGAAACTGCTAAACAAAAGGTGATTCCGCAGGAAACCAACTCTGTTCCGCCGTATGATACCATCGCCATCGATTCTTTCTCGCAGGGGGCGACATCTGTTGATATTGCAAGGAAGATTAAAATATCTTCGCTAAAATATCAGGATTCTTTAAAACAGATTAAAATGAAGAACGAAGAGGAGCAACTGCTGAAAACAGCGAAGGAAGAAAAGTTGAATGCTGAGAAAAAAGTGGCAGAAGCGATAAAGAAAACAGACCTTGGTAAATCTAAAGAAAAACCTCAGGTTACGCAGGAGACGGTTAATCCGTAATTTTGTTTTACATTTGAATTTCACTTAAATACATACATTATGAAAAATTATTTTTTAATTGCAGCAGTTCTTTCTTTAGGATTAATGAGCTGTAAAAAGTCAGAAACAAAAGTTGAAACCACAGAAAATCCTGACGGCACGGTAACTACTACAACGACAGAAAGTGAACATTCTACCACCGTTGATTCTGCAAAAATTAATGCGACCGTTGATCAGGCAAAGGAAAAACTGGATGAAGCCGGACATAAAATTGATGCTGCGGCAGACAAAGGCCTTCATCAACTGAAAAAAGCGGGTGAAGAGGTAAAAGACGCCGCAGCGAAAGGTGCTGAGAAAGTAGAAAAAGGCGCCGAAAAGGTAAAAGAAGATCTGAAGAAAAAATAGGAAAATCTGCTGTTGATTCAGCAGATTTTTTTTATTCATTCATCTTTAATAACGGCTCGATATATTCGCGGTCATTGCTCAGACGCGGGACTTTGTTCTGGCCGCCGAGTTTTCCTCTTTCAGACATCCAGTTGTAGAAAAGATGAGGTTTGGCAACGTGAATGATCGGTTTTTTCAACGTTATATTGTTATACCTTTTCGCTTCATAATCGGAGTTTACCGATTTTAAATGATTGTCGAAAACTTCGCTGAATCTTTCTAAATCAGCAGGCTGTTGGGTGAATTCGAAAATCCATTCGTGGGCGCCACTTTCGCCCTGCTGCATAAAAACCGGGGCACCGGTAAAATCAAGAATGGAGGAATCTGTTGCTTCACATGCTTTTGAAAGTGCCGTTTCTACATTGTCGATCATCAGTTCTTCCCCAAAAGCATTGATGTAATGTTTCGTTCTTCCGGAAACTTTGATCCTGTAAGGCTGCAATGAGGTGAACCGAACGGTATCGCCAATTAAATAGCGCCAAAGTCCGCTGTTCGTGGTAATAACCATCGCGTAATTTTTGCCGATTTCTACCTCCTCTAAAGGAATTGCCTGTAAGTTGTCCGGGTCGAACTGATCCATCGGAATAAATTCGTAGAAAATCCCGTAATCCAGCATGAGCAGCATTTCGTCACTTCCGTACTGATCCTGAATGGCAAAGAATCCTTCTGAAGCATTATAAATTTCGTAGTAATTAATGTCTTTTCCGATGATCTTTTTGTACTGTTCGCGGTAAGGTTTGAAACTGATTCCACCATGGAAAAAAACTTCCAGATTCGGCCATAATGCTGAAATGTTTTCTTTACCGGTTTCTTTTAAAATCCTTTGCAACAAAACCATCATCCAACTGGGCACGCCGGTTAAACTTCCGACTTCTTCATTGGTCACTTCAGAAACGATGGCGTTTAATTTGGTTTCCCATTCCGACATCAGCGACACCTTTTTGCTCGGTGTGGTCGTAATCTCTACCCAAAAAGGAAGATTGTCTATTAAAATGGCAGAAAGATCTCCGAATTTGGTGTTGAAGTTTTCGTAGAAATCCGCGCTTCCGCCTAAACGGAGATTTTTATTGGTAAAGAGTTGATTGTCGGGGTGATTGTTGGCGTAAATAGAGATGAGGTCTTTGCCTGCTTTCATGTGGCATAATTCTAAACTCTCATCGGTAATGGGAATGAATTTGCTTTTCGCATTGGTTGTTCCCGAAGATTTGGCGAAGTTTTTCACCAAACCCGGCCAGAAAACATCCTTTTTGCCTTGTCTTGCCTGCTCAATATACGGTTCGAAATCTTCGTAAGTAACGATGGGAACGTTGGCCGTAAAGTCCCGATACGTTGAAATGGAACTGAAGCCATGAATTTTTCCGTAATCGGTATTTTCGGCATAATACAACTGGGAGAAGAGCACTCCGTTTTGGGTTTCGATGGGATTATCCATGAATTTCTGAATCTGGTCAATCCGCTGCCGGATAAACCAATTAACCACGGTATTGAAAAGTGCTTTCGTCGCCATAACGACAAATATAATATATTTCTGCTAAATGATATTATGCAGAGAATGACAAAAAAAATCCGCTTTATTACAAGCGGATTTTTTTTTAACTAAAGGTTTAGTTTAGCAGTATTCCTGGTAGGCTCCCTGCAGGTTTGCAGCGATAGCTCCGGCAGGATTTCCTTCGATGTGGTGTCTTTCCAACATGTGAACCAGTTCGCCGTCTTTGAAAAGAGCAATACATGGAGAACTTGGCGGGAATGGTGCCAAAAACTTGCGCGCTTCGTCAACTGCTTCTTTGTCGTAACCTGCGAACACGGTGACAAGGTGGTCAGGTTTTTTATCTCCTGTAAGAGAGAAAACCGCGCCTGGTCTTGCTGCACCTGCTGCACAACCACAAACGGAGTTGATCATTAATAACGTTGTACCTTCTTTTTTAATCGCTTGATTTACTGCTTCAGCAGAGGTTAAGTCTTGGAACCCTTTATCGGTTAGCTCATGCTTCATTGGCATTACTAAATCTTCTGGATACATATTGTATTTTTTTTAAATTGTACTTTTATTTAGAACTGTTCTGATTTGCAAATTTAAGTATTATTAATCAGACTGCTTCAATTGTATTTTCATCAAAACCATTCCATCTTCTAAAGTACGACTTTTTGTCCGCAAAAAACCCGGAACAAAAATGCTCCGGGTTTAATCAAATCGATATGCAAAGGTTGAATATCCTAACTGATCCTTAAGAAAGTAATTTTTTAGCCATCTCGGAAATACTTTTTCCGTCGCTCTTTCCTGCAAGAGATTTACTTGCCGTTCCCATTACTTTTCCTAAATCTTTGGCGCTGGTGGCGCCGGTTTCTGCGATGATTTCTTTCATCGCTGCTTCCAGTTCATCGCTGGTCATTTGCTGCGGTAAGTACTTCTCAATGACTTTGCTTTGTGCTTCTTCAACTTCGGCAAGATCGCCTCTGTTTTGTGCCATAAACTGGTCATAAGAATCTTTGCGCTGCTTTATCATTCTTTGTAAAATTGCGATTTCCTGTTCGGCAGAAACTTCCGCTCCTTTTGCTTCTGTTTTCAACAACAGGATTTGGGATTTTACTGCACGCAAAGCATCCAGAGCAACTTTATCTTTTGCGCGCATCGCGTCTTTGATCGCGTCGCTGATGATGATTTCTAAACTCATATTTTTTATAGTGTAACAATGAAACAATATATCAATTTACCAATTGGTGACGCCTTTTGCAATTTGTCATATTGGTGAACCAGTACATTATTGCATTAAATTATTAATCTACGTCTTTATTTAAAAAACGGTTTTCTCTAACCTGCATTTTTCCGTCACTTTCGGTCAGGAAATTACTGATTTTTTGTGCCGAAGCATTTTCCTGTCCGATCGAAATGTTTTTTCTACGGAAAGCAGGGATGCTCTCAAAATCATTTTCCGGTTCGAAGTTCTGATATCTTGAATTAAATTCTTTCAGCTTATTTCTTCTTTCTAAAACTTTATCACTGTTTGTCGTTTTATTAATGAAAGTAAAATCTTCCTGAACTTCGAAAATCGTTTTCTCTGCTACTTTCTCTATTGGTTTTTCTTCCACCTTAGGTTCTGATCTTTGAACCGGTTCTTCCTTGATGATTGCTTTGGGTTGCGGTGTTTCAACTTTGGGCTCTTCAATCGGTTCGTTTACGAAAAAACTGAATTCCATTGGCTTTTCTTCGTCAAACGGATTTCGTCTTTCAACTGGTTTTTCCGGTTTTTTATCTTCAGTTTCAAAACTGAAAGAGTGGGAAACTGGCTCGTCGCTGAGATCATCATCGTATGTGAAAAGATCAAATTCCGGTATTTCCTGTTCCTGATGAAAGCCTGGTGATGCCACATGATTTTCCTCCACAAAACGATTGATTTCAGTTGGAGTTTCTTTTTCAATCACTCTGCTTTGCTCCACTGTTTTTACCTGAAATTCATTGGTAGGAAAATCATCTTCGTCATCTAAAATAAATAGATTTTTTGAAGACGGATAACCTGTGGGTGCCTGCTGATTTTCCTGGGTAGCTTTAAAAGCGGTTTCTCTTTTCTTCGCCGGTTCCATCGAATCTGCCAAAGTAAACTTTACCTTTTCCGTTACGCCTGATTTTTTTTGATGATCTTTGGAAAATCCTGTTGCAATAACCAGTACGCTGACAGCATCACCTAATTCTTCATCGGTTCCAACTCCGAAAATAATGTCTGCGGTATGGCCGGCTTCCTGCTGGATGTGGTCCATAATTACTCCGATTTCGTCCATGGTTACTTCTTCCGAGCCACTTCTGATGAGCAACAGTACATTTTTCGCTCCGGTAATTTTATTGTCATTTAATAATGGGGAGTCCAATGCTTTTTTCACGGCTTCTTCCGCTTTGTTTTCACCGGAGG includes these proteins:
- the mutL gene encoding DNA mismatch repair endonuclease MutL, whose protein sequence is MSDIIKLLPDHVANQIAAGEVVQRPASIVKELVENSIDAGATKIELIIRDAGRNLIQVVDNGNGMSETDARLAFERHATSKISTTEDIFRISTKGFRGEALASIAAVAEVELKTKTKDAKIGTNIYIEGGGFQFQEPIQTAEGSNFSVKNLFYNVPARRKFLKNNNIEFRHIIDEFQRVALAHENLDFELFHNDDIVFRLRKGSLLQRIVDVFGRKLQPLLIPIKEDLGWIQLNGFVAKPEGAKKNRGEQFFFVNGRYFRSPYFNKAVQEAFEGLLLPGYIPTFFLFLELDPQKVDVNIHPQKTEVKFEDDNLIFALIRSTIKRSLGIYNVSPSLDFERDSGMDAFLNQPKTGGSFKAPEIVVDRDYNPFREETVSPGEKVAMAEMYQQNIQAEPSKINLFEEEDFDEDLMRLPNGYWLFNKNGKTLMLDLGRMHRLIVSERNAKKKRSNEKHTLLFSLEYHMNETEKNKFRSIKKYLPELGFEMIIANDNVLRIDAVPQGLKETQVMKFLENIFEILEYRTEEEFLDFYNSQWNKIQSKSRFDFLYKMDAEQVIKDFTALGFPEYLPSGKRCFIEVPLDELKNKF
- a CDS encoding rhomboid family intramembrane serine protease; its protein translation is MFPRLTPITKNIIILNVIFYLASNFIMFPKLYEMFSVYYIASPYFKVWQVITHMFMHAPLESGMGITHILFNMLTLMSFGPVLEQVVGDRKYIILYFASGIGAYALNCGWNYFELSQGANPADIYAIPMMGASGAIFGVVAAFSTMFPDSKLFFMFVPFGIKAKYLLPAIIVISLYLGFSGSMAGVAHFAHIGGAVVGYLLAKRWKDNQYRIN
- a CDS encoding endonuclease/exonuclease/phosphatase family protein → MKIFRSGLVLIHLFTIVSHSGTVLNDYVSPNVFPYLNLLSLAFPVLMILNIILCIFWIILWKKRALFFIAITLMMIMPIRRWVNWTEKVAEKPNLKIVTMNIKAGSIGGNNKINEYLEKTDADLIFGQEYGGEFNIPTYPYRTDKYEIVALNSKTEIVNQGKLTTTGNGNAFFADIKFKGKIIRVVNVYLNPFSFDKQMVKPVEDLEKNTTKLKGIIRKLVPTFKIHQQEIADIRKAIDDSPYPVILAGDFNSVPNSYEYYTLGRGLKDAFVEVGRGSSTSFHDYKFPIRIDYIFTSKEIKPISYRVDRSVKLSDHFPVIAEFKID
- a CDS encoding GH3 auxin-responsive promoter family protein, encoding MATKALFNTVVNWFIRQRIDQIQKFMDNPIETQNGVLFSQLYYAENTDYGKIHGFSSISTYRDFTANVPIVTYEDFEPYIEQARQGKKDVFWPGLVKNFAKSSGTTNAKSKFIPITDESLELCHMKAGKDLISIYANNHPDNQLFTNKNLRLGGSADFYENFNTKFGDLSAILIDNLPFWVEITTTPSKKVSLMSEWETKLNAIVSEVTNEEVGSLTGVPSWMMVLLQRILKETGKENISALWPNLEVFFHGGISFKPYREQYKKIIGKDINYYEIYNASEGFFAIQDQYGSDEMLLMLDYGIFYEFIPMDQFDPDNLQAIPLEEVEIGKNYAMVITTNSGLWRYLIGDTVRFTSLQPYRIKVSGRTKHYINAFGEELMIDNVETALSKACEATDSSILDFTGAPVFMQQGESGAHEWIFEFTQQPADLERFSEVFDNHLKSVNSDYEAKRYNNITLKKPIIHVAKPHLFYNWMSERGKLGGQNKVPRLSNDREYIEPLLKMNE
- a CDS encoding BrxA/BrxB family bacilliredoxin, coding for MYPEDLVMPMKHELTDKGFQDLTSAEAVNQAIKKEGTTLLMINSVCGCAAGAARPGAVFSLTGDKKPDHLVTVFAGYDKEAVDEARKFLAPFPPSSPCIALFKDGELVHMLERHHIEGNPAGAIAANLQGAYQEYC
- a CDS encoding GatB/YqeY domain-containing protein, whose product is MSLEIIISDAIKDAMRAKDKVALDALRAVKSQILLLKTEAKGAEVSAEQEIAILQRMIKQRKDSYDQFMAQNRGDLAEVEEAQSKVIEKYLPQQMTSDELEAAMKEIIAETGATSAKDLGKVMGTASKSLAGKSDGKSISEMAKKLLS
- the ftsZ gene encoding cell division protein FtsZ; this encodes MENINTPGFSFDLPKGNSSIIKVIGVGGGGNNALKHMYERGIYGVDFVICNTDSQTLDNNPVANKVQLGLTITEGLGAGADPEVGEKAAIESIEDIKAAMGQNTKMVFITAGMGGGTGTGAAPVIAKVAKDMGILTVGIVTVPFSFEGKRRLDQAELGLDKLRNNVDSLIVINNDKLRQQFGNLGFKSGFSKADEVLTNAAKGMAEVITGYFDVNIDFRDAKSVLANSGTALMSNGVASGENKAEEAVKKALDSPLLNDNKITGAKNVLLLIRSGSEEVTMDEIGVIMDHIQQEAGHTADIIFGVGTDEELGDAVSVLVIATGFSKDHQKKSGVTEKVKFTLADSMEPAKKRETAFKATQENQQAPTGYPSSKNLFILDDEDDFPTNEFQVKTVEQSRVIEKETPTEINRFVEENHVASPGFHQEQEIPEFDLFTYDDDLSDEPVSHSFSFETEDKKPEKPVERRNPFDEEKPMEFSFFVNEPIEEPKVETPQPKAIIKEEPVQRSEPKVEEKPIEKVAEKTIFEVQEDFTFINKTTNSDKVLERRNKLKEFNSRYQNFEPENDFESIPAFRRKNISIGQENASAQKISNFLTESDGKMQVRENRFLNKDVD